One part of the Lotus japonicus ecotype B-129 chromosome 2, LjGifu_v1.2 genome encodes these proteins:
- the LOC130738121 gene encoding pectin acetylesterase 10-like isoform X1: MEDLKSKGMRYAKQALLSGCSAGGLSSILHCDEFSELFPRTTRVKCLSDAGLFLDSVDVSGHRNLRNMFRAVVTLHGVQRNLPRSCTSHLNPILCFFPQHLIASVRTPLFLLNAAYDSWQVQESVAPPSADYHWNWMECRKNYARCSSPQIQYLQGFRSQMLRVTRGFSRARKNGLFINSCFSHCQSERQDTWFARNSPRIGNKVHLFFLLIHYRGLQSLLGIGFLTEVVSRLSVVLTLVTRLAIIWFSSDRPPKYHSFYNFSTALVLQMHH; the protein is encoded by the exons ATGGAAGATTTAAAGTCAAAAGGGATGCGCTATGCTAAACAG GCTCTTCTATCTGGATGTTCTGCTGGAGGTTTATCATCTATACTACACTGTGATGAATTTAGCGAGTTGTTTCCTAGAACCACAAGAGTGAAGTGCTTAAGTGATGCTGGATTATTCCTTGATTC TGTTGACGTATCTGGCCATCGCAATTTAAGGAATATGTTCAGAGCTGTGGTCACCTTACAT GGAGTGCAAAGGAACCTTCCAAGGAGTTGTACCAGTCACCTCAATCCAATTCTG TGCTTTTTCCCTCAGCACTTAATTGCCAGTGTAAGGACACCACTATTTCTTCTGAATGCAGCTTATGATTCTTGGCAG GTTCAAGAGAGTGTCGCTCCACCATCTGCTGACTATCACTGGAATTGGATGGAATGCAGAAAAAATTATGCACGTTGCAGTTCACCACAGATACAGTATCTCCAAG GTTTCCGTAGTCAAATGCTTAGAGTTACAAGAGGCTTCTCAAGGGCTCGTAAAAATGGGTTGTTCATAAATTCATGTTTCTCGCATTGCCAATCTGAAAGACAAGATACATGGTTTGCACGCAATTCTCCTCGTATTGGAAATAAAGTACATCTATTCTTCTTACTCATTCATTACAG GGGATTGCAGAGTCTGTTGGGAATTGGTTTTTTGACAGAAGTAGTGTCCAGGCTATCGGTTGTGCTTACCCTTGTGACAAGACTTGCCATAATTTGGTTTTCAAGTGATAGACCACCAAAGTATCATTCTTTTTATAACTTTTCTACTGCCCTTGTATTGCAAATGCATCATTAG
- the LOC130738121 gene encoding pectin acetylesterase 10-like isoform X2, giving the protein MEDLKSKGMRYAKQALLSGCSAGGLSSILHCDEFSELFPRTTRVKCLSDAGLFLDSVDVSGHRNLRNMFRAVVTLHGVQRNLPRSCTSHLNPILCFFPQHLIASVRTPLFLLNAAYDSWQVQESVAPPSADYHWNWMECRKNYARCSSPQIQYLQGFRSQMLRVTRGFSRARKNGLFINSCFSHCQSERQDTWGLQSLLGIGFLTEVVSRLSVVLTLVTRLAIIWFSSDRPPKYHSFYNFSTALVLQMHH; this is encoded by the exons ATGGAAGATTTAAAGTCAAAAGGGATGCGCTATGCTAAACAG GCTCTTCTATCTGGATGTTCTGCTGGAGGTTTATCATCTATACTACACTGTGATGAATTTAGCGAGTTGTTTCCTAGAACCACAAGAGTGAAGTGCTTAAGTGATGCTGGATTATTCCTTGATTC TGTTGACGTATCTGGCCATCGCAATTTAAGGAATATGTTCAGAGCTGTGGTCACCTTACAT GGAGTGCAAAGGAACCTTCCAAGGAGTTGTACCAGTCACCTCAATCCAATTCTG TGCTTTTTCCCTCAGCACTTAATTGCCAGTGTAAGGACACCACTATTTCTTCTGAATGCAGCTTATGATTCTTGGCAG GTTCAAGAGAGTGTCGCTCCACCATCTGCTGACTATCACTGGAATTGGATGGAATGCAGAAAAAATTATGCACGTTGCAGTTCACCACAGATACAGTATCTCCAAG GTTTCCGTAGTCAAATGCTTAGAGTTACAAGAGGCTTCTCAAGGGCTCGTAAAAATGGGTTGTTCATAAATTCATGTTTCTCGCATTGCCAATCTGAAAGACAAGATACATG GGGATTGCAGAGTCTGTTGGGAATTGGTTTTTTGACAGAAGTAGTGTCCAGGCTATCGGTTGTGCTTACCCTTGTGACAAGACTTGCCATAATTTGGTTTTCAAGTGATAGACCACCAAAGTATCATTCTTTTTATAACTTTTCTACTGCCCTTGTATTGCAAATGCATCATTAG
- the LOC130738121 gene encoding pectin acetylesterase 2-like isoform X3 — translation MEDLKSKGMRYAKQALLSGCSAGGLSSILHCDEFSELFPRTTRVKCLSDAGLFLDSVDVSGHRNLRNMFRAVVTLHGVQRNLPRSCTSHLNPILCFFPQHLIASVRTPLFLLNAAYDSWQVQESVAPPSADYHWNWMECRKNYARCSSPQIQYLQGFRSQMLRVTRGFSRARKNGLFINSCFSHCQSERQDTWFARNSPRIGNKGIAESVGNWFFDRSSVQAIGCAYPCDKTCHNLVFK, via the exons ATGGAAGATTTAAAGTCAAAAGGGATGCGCTATGCTAAACAG GCTCTTCTATCTGGATGTTCTGCTGGAGGTTTATCATCTATACTACACTGTGATGAATTTAGCGAGTTGTTTCCTAGAACCACAAGAGTGAAGTGCTTAAGTGATGCTGGATTATTCCTTGATTC TGTTGACGTATCTGGCCATCGCAATTTAAGGAATATGTTCAGAGCTGTGGTCACCTTACAT GGAGTGCAAAGGAACCTTCCAAGGAGTTGTACCAGTCACCTCAATCCAATTCTG TGCTTTTTCCCTCAGCACTTAATTGCCAGTGTAAGGACACCACTATTTCTTCTGAATGCAGCTTATGATTCTTGGCAG GTTCAAGAGAGTGTCGCTCCACCATCTGCTGACTATCACTGGAATTGGATGGAATGCAGAAAAAATTATGCACGTTGCAGTTCACCACAGATACAGTATCTCCAAG GTTTCCGTAGTCAAATGCTTAGAGTTACAAGAGGCTTCTCAAGGGCTCGTAAAAATGGGTTGTTCATAAATTCATGTTTCTCGCATTGCCAATCTGAAAGACAAGATACATGGTTTGCACGCAATTCTCCTCGTATTGGAAATAAA GGGATTGCAGAGTCTGTTGGGAATTGGTTTTTTGACAGAAGTAGTGTCCAGGCTATCGGTTGTGCTTACCCTTGTGACAAGACTTGCCATAATTTGGTTTTCAAGTGA